Proteins from a single region of Meriones unguiculatus strain TT.TT164.6M chromosome 21, Bangor_MerUng_6.1, whole genome shotgun sequence:
- the Bet1 gene encoding BET1 homolog isoform X1, with amino-acid sequence MRRAGLGEGAPPGSYGNYGYAGSGYNACEEENERLTESLRSKVTAIKSLSIEIGHEVKNQNKLLAEMDSQFDSTTGFLGKTMGRLKILSRGSQTKLLCYMMLFSLFVFFVIYWIIKLR; translated from the exons GCGAAGGAGCACCTCCTGGCAGCTATGGGAACTATGGCTATGCCGGTAGTGGATATAACGCCTGTGaagaagagaatgagagactCACTGAAAGTCTGAGAAGCAAAGTAACCGCTATCAAATCT CTGTCCATTGAAATAGGTCATgaagttaaaaatcaaaacaaactcttAGCTGAAATG GATTCGCAGTTTGATTCTACAACTGGATTTCTAGGTAAAACCATGGGAAGACTGAAGATTTTGTCCAGAGGGAGCCAAACGAAACTGCTATGCTATATGATGCtgttttcattgtttgtattttttgtcATTTACTGGATTATTAAACTGAGGTGA
- the Bet1 gene encoding BET1 homolog isoform X2, with the protein MRRAGLGEGAPPGSYGNYGYAGSGYNACEEENERLTESLRSKVTAIKSLSIEIGHEVKNQNKLLAEMDSQFDSTTGFLGTEYSGL; encoded by the exons GCGAAGGAGCACCTCCTGGCAGCTATGGGAACTATGGCTATGCCGGTAGTGGATATAACGCCTGTGaagaagagaatgagagactCACTGAAAGTCTGAGAAGCAAAGTAACCGCTATCAAATCT CTGTCCATTGAAATAGGTCATgaagttaaaaatcaaaacaaactcttAGCTGAAATG GATTCGCAGTTTGATTCTACAACTGGATTTCTAG GTACTGAATATTCAGGCCTTTGA